In bacterium, the following proteins share a genomic window:
- a CDS encoding GxxExxY protein has product MGCAMEVHRNLGPGRLESAYEQCLAREFSLADVNFEIQ; this is encoded by the coding sequence TGCAATGGAGGTTCATCGGAATTTAGGGCCTGGCCGATTAGAATCCGCTTATGAGCAATGTCTCGCAAGAGAATTCTCATTGGCCGATGTTAATTTTGAGATTCAAAA